Proteins encoded in a region of the Zea mays cultivar B73 chromosome 4, Zm-B73-REFERENCE-NAM-5.0, whole genome shotgun sequence genome:
- the LOC100286247 gene encoding Growth-regulating factor 10 — protein sequence MAEDKETDSPQPPAKLPRLSRADTSAGEVTMAASSPLVLGLGLGLGGRGGGGERDADVSPATVTPKRPSALTFMQQQELEHQVLIYRYFAAGAPVPVHLVLPIWKSVAASSFGPQRFPSLMGLGSLCFDYRSSMEPEPGRCRRTDGKKWRCSRDVVPGHKYCERHVHRGRGRSRKPVEAAAAPAAAAGGSSPVLRVAAPQHVLGLSSPTSVLLAHGAARAT from the exons ATGGCCGAGGACAAGGAGACCGACTCGCCGCAGCCGCCGGCCAAGCTGCCCCGCCTCTCCCGCGCCGACACGAGCGCCG GAGAGGTGACCATGGCGGCCTCGTCGCCGCTGGTTCTTGGGCTGGGGCTGGGCCTcggcgggcgcggcggcggcggcgagcgagACGCGGATGTGTCCCCCGCGACGGTGACTCCCAAGAGGCCGTCGGCGCTGACGTTCATGCAGCAGCAGGAGCTGGAGCACCAGGTGCTCATCTACCGCTACTTCGCCGCGGGCGCGCCGGTGCCGGTGCACCTGGTGCTCCCCATCTGGAAGAGCGTCGCCGCGTCCTCCTTCGGCCCGCAGCGCTTTCCCTCGC TGATGGGCCTGGGCAGCCTGTGCTTCGACTACCGCAGCAGCATGGAGCCGGAGCCCGGGCGGTGCCGGCGCACGGACGGCAAGAAGTGGCGGTGCTCCCGCGACGTGGTGCCGGGCCACAAGTACTGCGAGCGGCACGTCCACCGCGGCCGCGGCCGTTCAAGAAAGCCTGTGGAAGCCGCCGCGgcaccggcggcggcggccggcggcagcaGCCCCGTCCTCCGGGTCGCCGCGCCCCAGCACGTGCTCGGCCTCTCCTCGCCCACCAGCGTCCTCCTCGCCCACGGCGCCGCGCGTGCCACGTGA
- the LOC100286247 gene encoding growth-regulating factor 10 isoform X1: MAEDKETDSPQPPAKLPRLSRADTSAGKHARAGSREVTMAASSPLVLGLGLGLGGRGGGGERDADVSPATVTPKRPSALTFMQQQELEHQVLIYRYFAAGAPVPVHLVLPIWKSVAASSFGPQRFPSLMGLGSLCFDYRSSMEPEPGRCRRTDGKKWRCSRDVVPGHKYCERHVHRGRGRSRKPVEAAAAPAAAAGGSSPVLRVAAPQHVLGLSSPTSVLLAHGAARAT; this comes from the exons ATGGCCGAGGACAAGGAGACCGACTCGCCGCAGCCGCCGGCCAAGCTGCCCCGCCTCTCCCGCGCCGACACGAGCGCCGGTAAGCACGCGCGGGCAGGCAGTA GAGAGGTGACCATGGCGGCCTCGTCGCCGCTGGTTCTTGGGCTGGGGCTGGGCCTcggcgggcgcggcggcggcggcgagcgagACGCGGATGTGTCCCCCGCGACGGTGACTCCCAAGAGGCCGTCGGCGCTGACGTTCATGCAGCAGCAGGAGCTGGAGCACCAGGTGCTCATCTACCGCTACTTCGCCGCGGGCGCGCCGGTGCCGGTGCACCTGGTGCTCCCCATCTGGAAGAGCGTCGCCGCGTCCTCCTTCGGCCCGCAGCGCTTTCCCTCGC TGATGGGCCTGGGCAGCCTGTGCTTCGACTACCGCAGCAGCATGGAGCCGGAGCCCGGGCGGTGCCGGCGCACGGACGGCAAGAAGTGGCGGTGCTCCCGCGACGTGGTGCCGGGCCACAAGTACTGCGAGCGGCACGTCCACCGCGGCCGCGGCCGTTCAAGAAAGCCTGTGGAAGCCGCCGCGgcaccggcggcggcggccggcggcagcaGCCCCGTCCTCCGGGTCGCCGCGCCCCAGCACGTGCTCGGCCTCTCCTCGCCCACCAGCGTCCTCCTCGCCCACGGCGCCGCGCGTGCCACGTGA